A single Manduca sexta isolate Smith_Timp_Sample1 chromosome 11, JHU_Msex_v1.0, whole genome shotgun sequence DNA region contains:
- the LOC115441793 gene encoding probable methylmalonate-semialdehyde dehydrogenase [acylating], mitochondrial, whose translation MASAMLKLLKTESQLVLRRKYSSAAPATKLYIDGQYVDSKTSNWIELTNPATNEVIGRVPEATKEELNAALEAAKRAYKSWSQTTVMTRQQLMFKFARILRENQSKLAAKITEEQGKTLADAEGDVLRGIQSVEHCCSITSLQLGDSIQNIAKDMDTHSYKVPLGVVGGVAAFNFPVMIPLWMFPPALVTGNTCIIKPSEQDPGATLMMMELLQEAGAPPGVVNIIHGTHDAVNFICDEPAIKAVSFVGGDGAGTHIYQRASAAGKRVQSNMGAKNHGVIMPDANKEHTLNQLAGAAFGAAGQRCMALSTAVFVGEAKEWIPDLVNRAQGLKVNAGHVPGTDVGPVISVKAKERILRLVESGVKEGAKVVLDGRGIKVPGFEKGNFVGPTIITDVKPSMECYKEEIFGPVLVCLFVDTLDEAIQMINANPYGNGTAIFTTNGATARKFANEIDVGQVGVNVPIPVPLSMFSFSGTRGSFLGTNHFCGKQGIDFYTELKTVVSFWRQSDVSHTKAAVSMPTQQ comes from the exons TCTCAACTAGTCTTGCGAAGGAAATACAGTAGTGCAGCTCCGGCCACAAAGCTTTACATAGATGGTCAGTATGTTGACTCTAAAACAAGCAACTGGATCGAACTTACCAACCCAGCTACTAATGAAGTTATTGGCAG GGTACCAGAAGCGACGAAAGAGGAATTGAATGCTGCTCTTGAAGCCGCCAAAAGGGCTTACAAATCATGGAGCCAAACCACTGTAATGACCCGTCAGCAACTCATGTTCAA ATTCGCCCGCATACTGCGAGAGAATCAAAGCAAACTGGCCGCGAAGATTACTGAGGAACAAGGCAAGACATTAGCTGACGCTGAGGGAGATGTGCTTAGAGGAATTC AGTCGGTAGAGCACTGCTGCAGCATCACGTCGCTGCAGCTGGGAGACAGCATCCAGAACATTGCCAAGGACATGGACACACACAGCTACAAAGTGCCTCTCGGTGTTGTTGGag gTGTAGCAGCATTCAATTTCCCAGTGATGATTCCGTTATGGATGTTCCCGCCTGCGCTAGTGACTGGCAACACTTGCATCATCAAGCCCTCGGAGCAGGATCCCGGCGCGACGCTCATGATGATGGAACTGCTGCAGGAAGCCGGCGCTCCACCTGGCGTTGTTAAC ATAATACACGGTACCCACGACGCTGTGAACTTCATCTGCGACGAGCCGGCCATCAAGGCGGTGTCGTTCGTGGGCGGCGACGGCGCCGGCACACACATCTACCAGAGGGCCTCCGCTGCAG GCAAGCGTGTGCAGAGCAACATGGGTGCTAAGAACCACGGCGTGATCATGCCCGACGCCAACAAGGAGCACACCCTCAACCAGCTGGCCGGCGCCGCCTTCGGGGCCGCCGGCCAGCGCTGCATGGCGCTCAGCACCGCCGTCTTCGTCG GTGAGGCAAAGGAATGGATCCCAGACCTAGTGAACCGCGCTCAGGGTCTGAAAGTGAATGCTGGCCACGTTCCCGGCACTGATGTTGGTCCCGTCATCTCAGTCAAGGCTAAGGAGAGGATCCTGAGGCTTGTGGAATCAG GAGTCAAAGAAGGCGCAAAGGTTGTTCTCGACGGTCGCGGCATTAAAGTGCCCGGTTTCGAAAAGGGCAACTTTGTAGGACCGACCATTATTACCGACGTGAAACCTTCCATGGAGTGCTACAAGGAAGAGATCTTCGGCCCCGTGCTTGTCTGTTTGTTCGTCGACACATTAGACGAGGCCATACAAATGATCAATGCGAACCCCTACGGCAATGGAACGGCCATCTTCACCACGAACGGAGCCACCGCCAGGAAGTTCGCAAACGAAATCGATGTAGGACAAGTGGGAGTGAATGTGCCCATTCCAGTGCCCTTATCTATGTTCTCCTTCAGTGGTACAAGGGGCAGCTTCTTGGGAACAAATCACTTCTGTGGAAAGCAAGGAATCGATTTCTACACTGAGTTGAAAACGGTTGTATCGTTCTGGAGGCAGAGTGATGTGTCTCACACGAAAGCGGCGGTCTCCATGCCCACTCAACAATAA